A window of the Rubeoparvulum massiliense genome harbors these coding sequences:
- a CDS encoding motility associated factor glycosyltransferase family protein — MTIYEKNMSFFKDKAPQLYDTLSKETPLYHIYLKEMPDQDNCVIETKEAKCFLHSIYDMEHEIKMMLNQTDNDIDTIILFGIGNGHLLEYILKKYNKLHEVIIVEPSQQLFKRYLERHDISKLLKKDVSLTFIVNKKENFVADALYFYMLDSKKVSIVFHVSYCSLFNSYYNNLTSHLTKLLKVKTGDIRTFAGQWQLWLLNSIKNLKTQNTLPIESIIDIFRDKTVVLVSAGPSLNKNIHLLEKIKEKAIIFAVGSAIKVLDSHGIVPHFRVAIDANPAEYRVFEDINTVVSPLIFANPLYYEILPEYEGAKIRFILESEYLGKYIYQKAKIPYKEFLSGASVANATLNFLCDIGCKRIILMGQDLSYTEEGLHAKGVSSELEDKEWAKKHEYTLMNNIYGEKVYAIDPYLQMKYTIEATVKRYPNVEFLNATEGGLGIEGVANLTAQEVLDVRLKNESNIQFEDEITLCMDTKDIKHEYYEKLSQGLDIMKVELLEVIKLQDEMILSIKRLTKLKQKKVSTNRIENEIRYLESIENRLEEIAAYRDVIVHALQADLLSIKTRFSYKGSNLDKQNEAKEIIIVNTLAKTREFVNLAFRLIEGDYNSIKIK, encoded by the coding sequence ATGACCATCTATGAAAAAAACATGTCATTTTTTAAAGATAAGGCTCCACAGCTATATGATACCTTATCTAAAGAGACTCCTTTATATCATATTTATCTCAAAGAAATGCCAGACCAGGATAATTGTGTCATTGAAACTAAGGAAGCAAAGTGTTTTTTACATAGTATTTATGATATGGAACATGAAATAAAAATGATGTTGAATCAAACAGATAATGATATCGATACCATTATTCTATTTGGCATAGGAAATGGTCATCTCCTTGAATACATATTAAAAAAATATAATAAACTACACGAGGTTATCATTGTAGAGCCATCACAGCAATTGTTCAAAAGATATTTAGAAAGACATGATATAAGTAAATTGCTCAAGAAAGATGTTAGCCTCACTTTTATTGTCAATAAAAAAGAGAACTTTGTGGCAGATGCGCTGTACTTTTATATGTTGGATTCAAAAAAGGTTTCGATTGTTTTTCATGTATCCTATTGTAGTTTGTTTAATTCTTACTACAATAATCTGACATCCCACCTTACTAAACTACTAAAGGTAAAGACGGGAGATATTCGTACATTTGCAGGTCAGTGGCAATTATGGCTATTAAACTCAATAAAAAATCTAAAGACACAGAATACACTACCTATCGAGAGTATCATAGATATTTTTAGAGATAAGACTGTTGTCCTTGTCTCAGCAGGTCCATCATTAAATAAAAACATCCATCTTCTAGAGAAAATAAAAGAAAAAGCAATTATCTTCGCAGTAGGCTCCGCAATAAAAGTATTAGATAGTCATGGAATTGTTCCCCATTTTAGAGTAGCAATTGATGCAAATCCTGCGGAATATAGAGTTTTTGAAGATATCAATACAGTAGTGTCTCCATTGATATTTGCTAACCCATTATATTATGAAATATTGCCAGAATATGAAGGCGCCAAAATTCGGTTCATATTAGAATCTGAGTACCTAGGAAAGTACATTTATCAAAAAGCAAAAATTCCATATAAAGAATTTCTCTCTGGTGCATCTGTAGCTAATGCGACTTTAAACTTCTTATGTGATATCGGCTGCAAGAGAATCATCCTTATGGGCCAAGACTTATCTTATACAGAGGAAGGGTTACATGCAAAAGGTGTAAGTTCAGAACTCGAGGATAAGGAATGGGCTAAAAAACATGAATATACATTAATGAATAATATCTATGGAGAAAAGGTTTATGCAATAGATCCTTATCTCCAGATGAAATATACCATCGAAGCCACAGTGAAGAGATATCCAAATGTAGAATTTTTGAATGCAACAGAAGGTGGGCTGGGAATTGAGGGAGTTGCTAATTTAACAGCACAAGAAGTGCTTGATGTAAGGTTGAAGAATGAATCCAACATTCAATTTGAAGATGAAATTACTTTGTGTATGGATACTAAAGATATTAAGCATGAGTACTATGAGAAATTAAGTCAAGGGTTAGATATCATGAAGGTTGAATTATTAGAAGTAATTAAGCTACAGGATGAAATGATACTATCTATAAAAAGATTAACAAAATTAAAACAAAAAAAGGTAAGTACTAATAGGATTGAAAATGAAATAAGGTACTTAGAATCCATTGAAAATAGACTAGAAGAAATAGCTGCGTATAGGGATGTGATTGTTCACGCCTTACAAGCAGATCTGTTAAGTATTAAGACGCGTTTCAGTTATAAAGGCTCCAATCTGGATAAGCAGAATGAAGCAAAAGAAATAATTATTGTTAATACTCTTGCAAAGACTAGAGAATTTGTTAATTTGGCTTTTAGACTAATCGAGGGGGATTATAATTCTATAAAAATAAAATAA
- a CDS encoding flagellin N-terminal helical domain-containing protein: MRINNNLMAMNTHRQLGINNTMTAKSLEKLSSGFRINRAGDDAAGLAISEKMRAQVRGLNQASRNAQDGISLIQTAEGALQESQAILQRMRELAVQSANDTNVAVDRGEIQKEIDQLSQELTRIADTTEFNTQNLLGGDFSAKFHIGANEGQDVDLSIGKMDADALGVKGKAYTATALESTGATNISVTSLTGDALNIDIAAYAGSGAAAIAETTASYDKASGKITITLAQAAGTTGAAGAVTGTEAAIKAALDKIAGEAGIKVEATATLGTTAITTEPTDLSTTVDITTEDTTKEVGINVYTQANASKAITTINGAIESVSAERSKLGAMQNRLEHTIKNLDTSAENLQASESRIRDVDMAKEMMEFTKQNILQQAATAMLAQANQAPQGVLQLLR, from the coding sequence ATGCGGATTAATAACAACTTAATGGCAATGAATACTCATCGTCAGTTAGGTATTAACAATACCATGACTGCAAAGTCCTTAGAAAAACTCTCTTCCGGTTTTCGGATTAATCGTGCTGGAGATGACGCAGCAGGTCTTGCAATCTCTGAAAAAATGCGAGCTCAAGTACGAGGACTTAACCAAGCATCTAGAAATGCTCAAGATGGTATTTCCTTGATTCAAACAGCTGAAGGTGCTCTTCAAGAATCACAAGCCATTCTACAAAGAATGCGTGAATTAGCTGTTCAATCTGCAAACGATACAAACGTTGCAGTTGACCGTGGCGAAATTCAAAAAGAAATAGACCAATTGTCCCAAGAGCTAACAAGAATTGCAGATACAACAGAATTTAATACTCAAAACCTTTTAGGTGGCGATTTCTCAGCAAAATTCCATATTGGTGCAAATGAAGGACAAGATGTTGACTTATCCATTGGTAAGATGGATGCAGATGCACTAGGAGTTAAAGGAAAAGCATATACAGCAACAGCACTCGAAAGTACAGGTGCTACGAATATCAGTGTTACAAGTTTAACAGGAGATGCATTGAATATTGACATTGCAGCATATGCAGGTTCTGGAGCAGCTGCTATAGCAGAAACTACTGCTTCTTATGATAAAGCTAGTGGAAAGATCACAATAACCTTAGCACAAGCAGCAGGTACGACTGGTGCAGCAGGCGCTGTTACAGGTACAGAAGCAGCTATCAAAGCTGCACTGGACAAGATCGCAGGAGAAGCTGGAATTAAGGTTGAAGCAACAGCTACTTTAGGTACTACAGCAATTACAACTGAACCTACCGACCTTAGTACGACGGTTGATATAACAACAGAAGATACAACTAAGGAAGTAGGTATCAATGTTTATACTCAAGCAAATGCATCAAAAGCTATTACTACCATCAATGGTGCAATCGAATCTGTTTCAGCAGAAAGATCCAAACTTGGTGCTATGCAAAATCGCTTAGAGCATACAATCAAAAATCTTGATACATCTGCTGAAAACCTTCAAGCCTCTGAATCTCGTATTCGTGACGTGGATATGGCGAAAGAAATGATGGAATTCACGAAGCAAAATATTCTGCAACAAGCAGCAACAGCGATGTTAGCTCAAGCTAACCAAGCTCCACAAGGCGTACTCCAATTATTAAGATAA
- a CDS encoding cytidylyltransferase domain-containing protein yields MGKVIAIIQARMGSTRLPGKVMMKIDGKTILHHVIERVKQAYGFDQIVIATTTFTQDDVIAKAAIEYGVEIYRGSEENVLSRYYEAATKYHADVIVRITSDCPLIDPLIIDQLVQFYKSHDYEMVTNAGIDLSKRTYPRGLDTEVFSYQALKEAYLNGHAPYHREHVTPYIYEKSDKIYYYQDEKNNSQYRWTLDTEEDFRLIQAVYLYLYNGKHDFYYNDILKVFSEHPELIKINAHIEQKKVK; encoded by the coding sequence ATGGGAAAAGTAATAGCAATTATTCAAGCGCGAATGGGTTCCACTCGTTTACCAGGAAAAGTTATGATGAAAATCGATGGTAAGACAATTCTCCATCATGTAATTGAACGTGTGAAGCAAGCATATGGGTTCGATCAGATTGTGATTGCGACTACAACCTTTACACAAGATGATGTCATTGCCAAAGCAGCAATAGAATACGGAGTAGAAATCTACCGAGGTAGCGAAGAGAATGTTCTGTCTCGATATTATGAAGCTGCAACGAAGTATCATGCGGATGTGATTGTACGAATTACTTCTGACTGCCCATTAATAGATCCATTGATAATTGATCAGTTAGTTCAGTTTTATAAGAGCCATGATTACGAAATGGTCACCAATGCAGGTATAGACTTATCAAAACGAACTTATCCACGAGGATTGGATACAGAAGTCTTCTCTTATCAAGCTTTGAAAGAAGCATATCTTAATGGACATGCCCCTTATCATAGAGAACATGTAACTCCCTATATTTATGAGAAGAGTGACAAAATCTATTACTACCAAGATGAAAAGAACAACTCTCAATATCGTTGGACACTGGATACGGAAGAAGATTTTCGCTTAATTCAAGCGGTATATCTTTATCTATATAACGGGAAACATGATTTTTATTATAATGATATTTTAAAAGTATTCAGTGAACATCCCGAATTGATAAAAATCAATGCACATATTGAACAGAAGAAGGTTAAGTAG
- the pseC gene encoding UDP-4-amino-4,6-dideoxy-N-acetyl-beta-L-altrosamine transaminase, producing the protein MNHEFIPYGRQWVDEEDIQAVVDVLRSDYLTTGPTIEAFEKKFAKYVGAKYAVAISNGTAALHAACFAAGIGEGDEVITTPITFAASANCVLYCGGTPVFADIDPITYNISPSEIRKNITSKTKALIPVHFTGQPCDMDEIYKIAQEYNLIVIEDAAHAIGADYKGRKIGSISDMTTFSFHPVKHITTGEGGMITTNNDELYEKLKLFRSHGITRDPKMLHQNKDHWYYEQIELGYNYRMTDIQAALGLSQLKKADRFLKRRREIAHQYNEAFKGIDGLILPHQLDSSHSSWHLYIIQIDSNKIGVNRDEAYQRLIERKIGANVHYIPVYLHPYYQRLGYKQGLCPQAENLYESMITLPLFPKMTESHVQAVIHDVKEVLG; encoded by the coding sequence ATGAACCATGAATTTATTCCATACGGCCGTCAGTGGGTTGATGAGGAAGATATTCAAGCCGTAGTAGATGTACTACGTTCGGATTACCTAACTACGGGACCTACAATTGAAGCATTTGAAAAAAAATTTGCAAAGTATGTTGGTGCTAAGTATGCAGTGGCCATTTCGAATGGAACAGCAGCACTTCACGCGGCTTGTTTTGCGGCTGGCATCGGAGAAGGTGATGAGGTAATTACAACACCGATCACCTTTGCTGCATCTGCAAACTGCGTATTATATTGTGGAGGTACCCCTGTTTTTGCTGATATTGACCCTATCACTTATAATATCTCGCCATCTGAGATTAGGAAGAATATCACCTCAAAGACAAAGGCGCTCATTCCTGTTCACTTCACTGGACAACCTTGTGATATGGATGAAATATATAAAATTGCGCAAGAATATAACTTAATCGTTATCGAAGATGCTGCCCATGCAATTGGAGCAGACTATAAGGGAAGAAAGATAGGAAGTATCTCTGATATGACCACCTTTAGTTTCCATCCCGTTAAGCATATTACTACTGGCGAGGGTGGTATGATTACAACAAATAATGATGAATTGTATGAAAAACTTAAGCTATTCCGTTCTCATGGAATAACTCGAGATCCGAAGATGCTGCATCAAAACAAGGACCATTGGTATTATGAACAAATAGAATTAGGATACAACTATCGAATGACCGATATTCAAGCAGCCTTAGGTCTTAGTCAACTAAAAAAGGCAGACCGATTTTTAAAACGGAGACGGGAGATTGCTCACCAATACAACGAGGCTTTCAAAGGAATTGATGGGCTTATACTTCCCCATCAGCTAGATAGCTCTCATTCTAGCTGGCACCTCTACATCATTCAAATTGATTCAAATAAAATTGGTGTGAATAGAGACGAAGCTTATCAAAGATTGATAGAAAGAAAGATAGGTGCCAATGTTCATTACATTCCAGTCTATCTTCATCCATATTATCAACGGTTAGGGTACAAACAGGGATTATGCCCACAAGCTGAGAACTTATATGAAAGTATGATAACACTTCCGCTTTTCCCCAAAATGACTGAGTCCCATGTCCAAGCTGTGATTCATGATGTTAAAGAGGTACTGGGCTAA
- the fliD gene encoding flagellar filament capping protein FliD, with protein MEIGSTNRVSGLMSGMDTEKMVKDLMDAERAPLDRLKQQMTVVEWQRDMYRELNREIFSLRNHAFDMSLTTPYTTRTVTSSNPFVVTATASNNAVTTSNQVIVENLATNASLTSGQVSTGANGETIVDGSSVIYQGATPFQLTLQYGAGADQNVKIDVTSGMTVDQFIAAVNGQSQTTGVKASYDPNLKRFFFNQTKSGSEAQITMTANDTAGTSDFITKTIQLATSSATGQDAKVQINGTAFTFATNQFTVNDVNYTLNGVSQIDAKGNPVSSTVNVAQDIDGTVEKIKSFIQAYNDVITKIDGKLTEKREKNFKPLTDAQREQLSEKQEEQWEAKAKSGLLKSDADLTNITYAMRNAIYDTVKGVDNDKYQHLSSIGITVNMYDHKDNKLYIDEDKLRDALQKDPDAVVQLFTNKSDIKSEQGLATRLKDALDDGFKRLKEKVGSDDVLVDQSFFGERLKQMNERIFVFEERLERKEAFYWQKFTAMEKALSKYNAQAGWLMNQFGGGQ; from the coding sequence ATGGAAATCGGATCTACCAATCGTGTTTCCGGGTTAATGTCCGGTATGGATACAGAAAAAATGGTCAAGGATCTCATGGATGCAGAGCGTGCTCCATTGGATCGACTCAAGCAGCAGATGACTGTCGTCGAATGGCAACGGGATATGTACCGTGAACTGAATCGGGAAATCTTCAGCTTACGTAATCACGCCTTCGATATGAGCCTCACTACACCATATACCACACGGACCGTTACCAGCTCTAACCCCTTTGTAGTGACTGCCACAGCGAGTAATAATGCAGTGACCACATCCAATCAGGTAATCGTCGAGAATCTGGCTACTAATGCGAGTCTTACCAGTGGTCAAGTGAGTACAGGTGCAAATGGTGAAACCATCGTTGATGGAAGCTCAGTGATCTATCAAGGAGCTACGCCTTTTCAATTGACTCTTCAATATGGTGCAGGTGCAGATCAAAATGTGAAAATTGATGTGACCAGCGGAATGACTGTTGATCAGTTCATTGCTGCTGTTAATGGACAGAGCCAAACTACAGGAGTGAAAGCCTCCTACGATCCCAATTTAAAACGTTTCTTCTTTAACCAAACGAAGTCAGGTTCTGAAGCACAGATCACCATGACAGCCAATGACACGGCGGGCACAAGCGATTTTATTACGAAAACAATACAATTGGCAACCAGCAGTGCCACAGGTCAAGATGCTAAGGTACAGATCAATGGAACCGCCTTCACCTTTGCCACCAATCAATTTACGGTGAATGATGTCAACTATACCCTCAACGGGGTGTCGCAAATCGATGCGAAGGGGAATCCCGTAAGCAGTACTGTCAATGTTGCCCAAGATATCGATGGCACTGTGGAAAAGATCAAATCCTTCATTCAAGCCTATAACGATGTGATTACAAAAATCGATGGAAAATTAACTGAAAAACGTGAGAAGAACTTTAAGCCCCTTACCGATGCGCAACGGGAACAGCTATCTGAAAAGCAAGAGGAGCAATGGGAAGCCAAGGCAAAGAGTGGATTATTGAAAAGCGATGCTGATCTCACCAACATTACCTATGCCATGCGGAATGCCATCTATGATACGGTCAAAGGTGTAGATAACGACAAGTATCAGCATCTCAGTTCGATCGGGATCACTGTGAATATGTATGATCATAAGGATAACAAGCTATATATCGATGAGGATAAATTACGTGATGCTCTACAGAAGGACCCCGATGCTGTGGTACAGCTCTTTACCAACAAAAGTGATATTAAGAGTGAGCAAGGCTTGGCCACTCGCCTCAAGGATGCCCTCGATGATGGCTTTAAGCGTCTTAAAGAAAAAGTGGGCAGTGATGATGTCCTTGTGGACCAAAGCTTCTTTGGCGAGCGACTGAAGCAGATGAACGAACGGATCTTCGTGTTTGAAGAACGCCTAGAACGGAAAGAAGCCTTCTACTGGCAGAAATTCACCGCCATGGAGAAAGCGTTAAGTAAGTATAATGCCCAAGCGGGCTGGTTGATGAATCAATTTGGTGGCGGTCAATAA
- the pseB gene encoding UDP-N-acetylglucosamine 4,6-dehydratase (inverting) — protein MLNNASILITGGTGSFGKKFTEMIFERYNPRRVIIYSRDEYKQFLVKNMFAQKLSSDQFKKLRFFIGDVRDKERLYRAFKDVDYVIHAAAMKQVPACEYNPFEAIKTNIHGAQNVIDASLDRGVKKVVALSTDKAVNPINLYGGTKLVSDKLFISANAYSGQAGTIFSVVRYGNVAGSRGSVIPFFQSLIDQGSKELPITDYRMTRFWITLEEGVELVFKALEESKGGETYISKIPSFRIVDLARAMAPDSILKEVGIREGEKLHEVMVPRDDSRNTYEYDKHYIIYPHFDWWNVRKYLTPGGQLIEEGFEYNSGTNTDWLSVEQLHERVIAMDDVHADNTIGV, from the coding sequence TTGCTAAATAATGCATCAATCCTTATCACTGGTGGCACAGGATCCTTTGGAAAAAAATTCACTGAAATGATCTTTGAACGATATAATCCTCGCAGAGTTATCATTTACTCCCGCGATGAGTATAAACAATTTCTTGTGAAAAACATGTTTGCACAAAAATTATCTTCTGATCAGTTCAAGAAGCTTCGCTTTTTTATAGGGGATGTGCGAGATAAAGAGCGTCTATATCGTGCCTTTAAGGATGTAGACTATGTAATCCATGCTGCTGCGATGAAACAAGTTCCAGCTTGTGAGTACAATCCATTTGAAGCGATCAAGACTAATATTCATGGTGCTCAAAATGTGATTGATGCTTCGTTAGATCGTGGTGTGAAGAAGGTTGTAGCCCTATCAACTGATAAAGCAGTGAATCCGATTAACCTATATGGTGGAACAAAACTAGTTTCAGATAAATTATTTATATCTGCCAATGCGTACTCTGGACAAGCAGGGACTATTTTCTCAGTAGTTCGTTATGGAAATGTTGCGGGAAGTAGAGGCTCTGTAATTCCCTTCTTTCAAAGTTTAATTGACCAAGGATCAAAAGAATTGCCAATCACAGATTACCGAATGACACGTTTTTGGATCACATTAGAAGAAGGAGTAGAGTTAGTATTCAAGGCTTTGGAAGAGTCAAAGGGTGGAGAAACATATATCTCAAAAATCCCATCTTTTAGAATTGTTGACTTAGCCCGTGCTATGGCTCCCGATTCAATATTAAAAGAGGTAGGAATTCGTGAAGGGGAAAAGCTCCATGAGGTCATGGTTCCCAGGGATGATTCTCGCAATACTTATGAGTACGACAAACATTATATTATCTACCCTCACTTTGATTGGTGGAATGTACGAAAATACCTTACACCAGGTGGTCAATTGATCGAAGAAGGGTTTGAGTATAATTCAGGAACAAACACAGACTGGCTATCGGTAGAACAATTACATGAGCGAGTTATAGCTATGGATGATGTGCATGCTGACAATACTATTGGAGTTTAA
- a CDS encoding CBS domain-containing protein: protein MHARDCMIHDVLMFNANDTVEKALAEMNEEKVNGAPVVNDNGELVGMVVKSDIYRFLIAPGRNRQYPLELVMSKQLITASPDEDLLTIAERLRESNIIAMPIVEGKQVVGFISLEDIVDVWLEQHVAKS from the coding sequence ATGCATGCCCGAGATTGTATGATTCATGATGTGCTAATGTTTAATGCCAATGATACGGTAGAAAAGGCTTTAGCAGAGATGAATGAAGAAAAAGTCAATGGTGCGCCTGTAGTTAATGATAATGGAGAATTGGTAGGGATGGTGGTGAAGTCAGATATCTATCGCTTCCTCATTGCTCCTGGTCGTAATCGCCAATATCCATTGGAATTAGTGATGTCTAAGCAGCTCATTACTGCATCACCAGATGAAGATCTTCTCACCATTGCGGAACGCTTGCGAGAAAGTAATATTATTGCAATGCCGATTGTGGAAGGGAAACAGGTAGTAGGTTTTATCTCCCTTGAAGACATTGTGGATGTCTGGCTAGAGCAGCATGTAGCCAAATCGTAA
- a CDS encoding flagellar protein FlaG, producing MSIQSVGGNPVSPIGRATPAQPVENRPYERQSSTEQQTQQEQHAQQPIDANQLENAVNGLNQMLEVTYTKLQFVFHEKSGQYVVKVKNAVTDEVIREIPPEKFLDIITGLKEYMGLLVDEKV from the coding sequence ATGTCCATTCAATCGGTTGGAGGTAACCCTGTTTCACCTATTGGTAGAGCTACGCCAGCTCAGCCTGTGGAGAATCGTCCGTATGAGCGCCAGTCTTCCACAGAACAGCAAACGCAGCAGGAACAACATGCACAGCAGCCTATCGATGCCAATCAGTTGGAAAATGCAGTGAATGGTCTCAATCAGATGTTGGAGGTCACCTACACCAAGCTCCAGTTCGTCTTTCATGAGAAATCTGGTCAATACGTGGTAAAAGTGAAGAATGCAGTTACGGATGAAGTGATCCGCGAAATTCCACCGGAGAAATTCCTCGATATTATCACTGGCCTAAAAGAGTATATGGGCTTATTAGTGGATGAAAAAGTCTGA
- the pseG gene encoding UDP-2,4-diacetamido-2,4,6-trideoxy-beta-L-altropyranose hydrolase, with product MYKLAFYADGGQTLGMGHIMRSLSLAKAFTRHGAQVAFFSRYPEGIAKVREEGYLVYTLPSNQFEAKSIISELEGKAFDILVVDHYEVTPSFFLAIKPYAKVLVYIDDLNAYRYPVDIIINGNITGEYLKYEALYEEQVFLLGPQYNLIREEFKGLPQRHVNKSVRDILITTGGSDPHHLTEWIIQAIRSEPRMKEISLHVVIGNSFQFDEQLKKKLNSDNHIHFYKNIARISELMLRADLAISSSGSTLYELCACGVPTLGFIMADNQQMISEQMDQCGFIKSMGWYTEVSSRQLIDNLKHLMDDYITRQEMVSKQQSLVDGKGTERIVEKIISHLLEKGM from the coding sequence ATGTATAAACTTGCCTTCTATGCCGATGGTGGTCAAACTCTAGGGATGGGACACATTATGCGTTCTTTGTCTCTTGCTAAAGCGTTTACTCGACATGGTGCTCAGGTTGCCTTCTTTAGTCGATATCCTGAGGGTATTGCAAAAGTAAGAGAAGAAGGTTATTTAGTCTATACTCTACCTTCCAATCAGTTTGAAGCGAAATCAATAATCAGTGAATTGGAAGGGAAGGCATTTGATATTTTGGTGGTGGATCATTATGAGGTGACACCATCCTTTTTTTTAGCAATAAAACCATATGCTAAGGTTCTTGTATATATTGATGATTTGAATGCATATCGATACCCTGTAGATATTATTATCAATGGTAATATCACTGGAGAATATCTTAAATACGAAGCTTTGTATGAAGAACAAGTTTTCTTATTAGGTCCTCAATATAACCTGATTAGAGAAGAATTTAAAGGACTTCCGCAGCGCCATGTGAACAAGTCTGTTCGAGACATTTTAATCACCACTGGCGGATCAGATCCTCATCATTTGACTGAATGGATCATCCAGGCGATTCGTAGTGAGCCAAGGATGAAAGAGATTAGTCTACATGTTGTAATTGGTAATAGTTTCCAATTTGATGAGCAGCTAAAGAAAAAATTAAATTCCGATAATCATATCCATTTCTATAAAAATATCGCAAGAATATCGGAGCTTATGTTGCGAGCTGATTTGGCCATTTCATCAAGTGGAAGTACCTTGTATGAATTATGTGCTTGTGGTGTACCAACATTAGGATTTATTATGGCTGATAATCAGCAAATGATATCGGAACAGATGGATCAATGTGGATTTATCAAGAGTATGGGATGGTACACTGAAGTTTCTTCACGGCAACTCATAGATAATCTTAAACATTTAATGGATGACTATATTACAAGACAGGAGATGGTATCAAAGCAGCAGTCATTGGTCGATGGTAAAGGAACAGAAAGAATTGTGGAGAAAATAATCAGCCACTTATTGGAGAAGGGAATGTAG
- the pseI gene encoding pseudaminic acid synthase, translated as MKDITIIDRHIGEGYPAYIIAEMSGNHAGDIQKAIELVHVAKESGANCIKIQTYTPDTITINSNKPPFQIKEGLWRGKNLYQLYGKAYTPWDWQGQLMEEANKVGIHFFSTPFDFTAVDFLEELGVEFYKIASFELVDTPLIKYVASKGKPIIMSTGMGTLGEIEEAVKAVRSQGNDQLCLLKCSSSYPAIPEDMNLRTIRNMAEIFNVPVGLSDHSMGSIAAVTAVAMGASVIEKHLCLSREIENPDASFSMEPHEFKKMVQDIRSAERAMGKVSYEISPNEEKSMIFRKSIFVVQDIQEGEIFTKENIRVIRPGEGLTPKFYEEIIGKRASKSIECGTPLRWTMISD; from the coding sequence ATGAAAGATATAACGATAATCGATAGGCATATTGGAGAAGGTTATCCAGCATACATTATTGCAGAGATGTCAGGCAATCATGCTGGCGATATCCAGAAAGCGATTGAGTTAGTTCATGTGGCTAAAGAGAGTGGTGCTAATTGCATTAAGATCCAAACATACACGCCAGATACCATCACTATCAATTCCAACAAACCTCCTTTTCAGATAAAAGAAGGATTATGGCGAGGGAAAAATCTTTACCAATTATATGGTAAAGCATACACGCCATGGGATTGGCAAGGCCAACTAATGGAGGAAGCCAATAAAGTAGGCATTCATTTTTTTTCTACTCCTTTTGATTTTACAGCGGTAGATTTTTTAGAAGAGTTAGGTGTGGAATTCTATAAAATTGCCTCCTTTGAGTTAGTTGATACTCCTTTAATAAAATATGTAGCTTCAAAAGGTAAACCAATTATTATGTCTACTGGCATGGGAACATTGGGAGAAATCGAAGAAGCAGTGAAGGCAGTTCGATCTCAAGGCAATGACCAACTATGCCTTTTAAAATGTTCAAGTTCCTATCCAGCAATACCTGAAGATATGAATTTGCGTACAATTAGGAATATGGCAGAAATATTTAATGTCCCTGTAGGACTATCGGATCATTCGATGGGTTCGATTGCAGCAGTAACTGCAGTTGCCATGGGTGCTAGTGTGATTGAGAAGCATCTATGTCTAAGTAGAGAAATCGAAAATCCAGATGCTTCATTCTCGATGGAACCTCATGAATTTAAAAAAATGGTTCAAGATATTCGCTCTGCAGAACGTGCAATGGGAAAAGTAAGCTACGAGATTTCACCAAATGAAGAAAAAAGTATGATTTTTCGAAAGTCTATCTTTGTCGTTCAAGATATACAAGAAGGTGAAATATTTACAAAAGAGAATATCCGAGTGATCAGACCAGGTGAAGGTTTGACACCAAAATTTTACGAAGAGATCATCGGAAAACGAGCTTCAAAATCGATTGAATGTGGAACCCCTCTAAGGTGGACAATGATTTCTGATTAA
- a CDS encoding YjfB family protein: protein MDIAALSTALSQGKIAQQASISVLRMSMVTALQQANDFTQMLQAQTKALELSVQPHLGSNLDIRI, encoded by the coding sequence ATGGACATCGCCGCCCTCTCCACCGCCCTTAGCCAAGGGAAAATCGCGCAACAAGCAAGTATCTCTGTCCTACGCATGTCAATGGTTACTGCATTACAGCAGGCCAATGATTTTACTCAGATGCTACAAGCACAGACCAAAGCATTAGAACTATCTGTCCAACCGCACCTTGGAAGTAACCTGGATATCCGTATCTAA